In Bombus affinis isolate iyBomAffi1 chromosome 8, iyBomAffi1.2, whole genome shotgun sequence, the following proteins share a genomic window:
- the LOC126919117 gene encoding lysophosphatidylserine lipase ABHD12 isoform X3, giving the protein MVYWLPKKRFKKRYLFWIMKVSIITYLIIFGLLPIIFHYSYTIQKKILFLNFVQWPLNVDFSKPELVGMKGTRNFYLQTDQQVKIGLWQILPQSLLNDSIITTDDDYETMLKNAKQPIFLYMHGNSGNRASNHRLELYKLFQTLDYHVICFDYRGYGDSEEAELSEIGVVSDSKYVLEWLLKIVNGTAPVFVWGHSLGTGVSVHVLALLATEKVQPAGLFLESPFNNIADELSEHPLSQIFKHLPWFHWVIVEPFYDNYLRFESDKHIEKIQCPIMILHAEDDNIVPFALGEKLFKAAINYHGNDTNRIQMTRIDATHGFGHKYICRYKNLPNIIKSFVHEARKNQTD; this is encoded by the exons atgGTATATTGGCTACCAAAGAAACGTTTTAAAAAGAG ATACTTATTTTGGATCATGAAAGTATCAATAATAACATATCTTATTATATTTGGGCTTTTGCCTATTATATTTCACTACTCATATACCATACAGAAGAagattctttttttaaattttg TGCAATGGCCACTTAATGTAGATTTTTCGAAACCAGAATTAGTTGGAATGAAAGGAACAAGAAACTTTTATTTACAAACTGATCAACAAGTAAAAATAGGACTATG GCAAATATTACCTCAGTCTTTACTAAATGATTCAATTATTACAACTGATGATGATTATGAAActatgttaaaaaatgctaaacAACCAATTTTCCTTTATATGCATGGTAATAGTGGTAATAGAGCAAGCAATCATCGTTTAGAATTATATAAACTTTTCCAGACTTTAGATTATCATGTTATATGTTTTGATTATAGAG GTTATGGTGATAGTGAAGAAGCAGAACTTTCTGAAATAGGTGTAGTTAGTGATAGTAAATATGTACTTGAATGGTTATTAAAAATAGTAAATGGTACAGCTCCTGTTTTTGTATGGGGACATTCATTAGGAACTGG AGTTTCAGTTCATGTATTGGCATTATTAGCAACAGAAAAAGTTCAGCCTGCAGGTTTATTCTTGGAATCACCATTTAATAATATAGCAGATGAATTAAGTGAACATCCTTTATCACAG ATATTTAAACATTTACCATGGTTTCATTGGGTAATTGTTGAAccattttatgataattatctCCGTTTTGAATCTGATAAACACATAGAAAAAATCCAATGTCCTATTATGATATTGCATGCAGAAGATGATAATATTGTTCCATTTGCTTTAGGTGAAAAG TTATTTAAAGCGGCAATAAATTATCATGGAAACGACACAAATCGCATTCAGATGACAAGGATTGATGCAACACATGGTTTTggacataaatatatatgtcgttATAAAAATTTACCTAATATAATTAA aTCATTTGTACATGAGGCACGTAAAAATCAGActgattaa
- the LOC126919128 gene encoding U6 snRNA-associated Sm-like protein LSm6 isoform X2: MSRKEALSQFIQQIHGRPVVVKLNSGVDYRGVLACLDGYMNIALEQTEEYVNGQLKDKYGDAFIRGNNVLYISTQKRRT, from the exons ATGAGTCGTAAAGAAGCATTATCGCAATTTATTCAACAAATACATGGACGTCCTGTTGTCGTAAAGCTAAATAGTGGTGTAGATTATAGAG GTGTTTTAGCTTGTCTCGATGGTTACATGAATATAGCTCTTGAACAAACAGAAGAATATGTAAATGGTCAATTAAAAGACAAGTATGGTGATGCTTTTATTCGTGGTAATAATGTCTTATATATCAGTACACAAAAACGTAGAActtaa
- the LOC126919117 gene encoding lysophosphatidylserine lipase ABHD12 isoform X1, with protein MQTTYLLLAALLPFAVHDIWYARIYLFWIMKVSIITYLIIFGLLPIIFHYSYTIQKKILFLNFVQWPLNVDFSKPELVGMKGTRNFYLQTDQQVKIGLWQILPQSLLNDSIITTDDDYETMLKNAKQPIFLYMHGNSGNRASNHRLELYKLFQTLDYHVICFDYRGYGDSEEAELSEIGVVSDSKYVLEWLLKIVNGTAPVFVWGHSLGTGVSVHVLALLATEKVQPAGLFLESPFNNIADELSEHPLSQIFKHLPWFHWVIVEPFYDNYLRFESDKHIEKIQCPIMILHAEDDNIVPFALGEKLFKAAINYHGNDTNRIQMTRIDATHGFGHKYICRYKNLPNIIKSFVHEARKNQTD; from the exons ATGCAGACAACTTATCTACTATTAGCTGCACTGTTACCTTTCGCCGTTCATGATATTTGGTATGCAAGAAT ATACTTATTTTGGATCATGAAAGTATCAATAATAACATATCTTATTATATTTGGGCTTTTGCCTATTATATTTCACTACTCATATACCATACAGAAGAagattctttttttaaattttg TGCAATGGCCACTTAATGTAGATTTTTCGAAACCAGAATTAGTTGGAATGAAAGGAACAAGAAACTTTTATTTACAAACTGATCAACAAGTAAAAATAGGACTATG GCAAATATTACCTCAGTCTTTACTAAATGATTCAATTATTACAACTGATGATGATTATGAAActatgttaaaaaatgctaaacAACCAATTTTCCTTTATATGCATGGTAATAGTGGTAATAGAGCAAGCAATCATCGTTTAGAATTATATAAACTTTTCCAGACTTTAGATTATCATGTTATATGTTTTGATTATAGAG GTTATGGTGATAGTGAAGAAGCAGAACTTTCTGAAATAGGTGTAGTTAGTGATAGTAAATATGTACTTGAATGGTTATTAAAAATAGTAAATGGTACAGCTCCTGTTTTTGTATGGGGACATTCATTAGGAACTGG AGTTTCAGTTCATGTATTGGCATTATTAGCAACAGAAAAAGTTCAGCCTGCAGGTTTATTCTTGGAATCACCATTTAATAATATAGCAGATGAATTAAGTGAACATCCTTTATCACAG ATATTTAAACATTTACCATGGTTTCATTGGGTAATTGTTGAAccattttatgataattatctCCGTTTTGAATCTGATAAACACATAGAAAAAATCCAATGTCCTATTATGATATTGCATGCAGAAGATGATAATATTGTTCCATTTGCTTTAGGTGAAAAG TTATTTAAAGCGGCAATAAATTATCATGGAAACGACACAAATCGCATTCAGATGACAAGGATTGATGCAACACATGGTTTTggacataaatatatatgtcgttATAAAAATTTACCTAATATAATTAA aTCATTTGTACATGAGGCACGTAAAAATCAGActgattaa
- the LOC126919128 gene encoding uncharacterized protein LOC126919128 isoform X1, with translation MEYNSEMESFTQNDSARFREEIISPEEQSLLQLLQKGMLETSEENIAFRKEISLLLNKLNLESQSLPNDIKEGLQKIALLLRYEKLSDFDAITLNIVSERKKIEEKKRQYEEKQLALLYDDHSRKYTIFSKKLNCLQEAVNSLESIIENSQKEQADIRCNHVSLFTKLKEYQQTAEKLETDLADMQVEDLYPKKILNKYHRYLEMSGELAELNQYLSQYRDLPPNLLQAKALVEVKKKEYESLKNALLEKTK, from the exons ATGGAGTATAACAGTGAG ATGGAATCCTTTACGCAAAATGATAGTGCAAGATTTCGTGAAGAAATTATTTCGCCAGAAGAACAGTCATTACTGCAACTCTTGCAAAAAGGAATGTTAGAAACAAGCGAAGAAAATATAGCTTTCAGGAAGGAGATATCATTATTATTGAATAAATTAAACTTGGAATCACAATCTTTGCCCAATGACATCAAAGAAGGATTACAAAAAATAGCCTTGCTTTTAAGATATGAAAAGCTAAGTGATTTTGATGCTATTACTCTGAATATAGTgagtgaaagaaagaaaatagaggAAAAAAAGAGACAGTATGAAGAAAAACAGTTGGCGTTATTATATGATGATCATTCTAGAAAATATACTATTTTTTCAAAAAAACTTAATTGTTTGCAAGAGGCTGTAAATTCACTTGAAAGCATTATTGAGAATTCTCAGAAAGAGCAAGCGGATATTCGCTGTAACCATGTTTCATTATTTACAAAGTTAAAAGAATATCAGCAAACTGCAGAAAAGTTAGAAACTGACTTAGCAGATATGCAAGTAGAAGATCTTTATcccaaaaaaatattaaataaatatcataGATATTTAGAAATGTCAGGTGAATTAGCAGAACTTAATCAATACCTTAGTCAATATAGAGATTTACCACCAAATTTACTACAAGCTAAAGCTCTAGTTGAAgttaaaaaaaaggaatatGAAAGCTTAAAGAACGCACTTTTAGAGAAAACAAAATGA
- the LOC126919117 gene encoding lysophosphatidylserine lipase ABHD12 isoform X2, producing MCNNYYLNCKYMHQSPIQLIRYLFWIMKVSIITYLIIFGLLPIIFHYSYTIQKKILFLNFVQWPLNVDFSKPELVGMKGTRNFYLQTDQQVKIGLWQILPQSLLNDSIITTDDDYETMLKNAKQPIFLYMHGNSGNRASNHRLELYKLFQTLDYHVICFDYRGYGDSEEAELSEIGVVSDSKYVLEWLLKIVNGTAPVFVWGHSLGTGVSVHVLALLATEKVQPAGLFLESPFNNIADELSEHPLSQIFKHLPWFHWVIVEPFYDNYLRFESDKHIEKIQCPIMILHAEDDNIVPFALGEKLFKAAINYHGNDTNRIQMTRIDATHGFGHKYICRYKNLPNIIKSFVHEARKNQTD from the exons ATGtgcaataattattatttaaattgtaaatatatgCATCAATCTCCTATACAATTAATaag ATACTTATTTTGGATCATGAAAGTATCAATAATAACATATCTTATTATATTTGGGCTTTTGCCTATTATATTTCACTACTCATATACCATACAGAAGAagattctttttttaaattttg TGCAATGGCCACTTAATGTAGATTTTTCGAAACCAGAATTAGTTGGAATGAAAGGAACAAGAAACTTTTATTTACAAACTGATCAACAAGTAAAAATAGGACTATG GCAAATATTACCTCAGTCTTTACTAAATGATTCAATTATTACAACTGATGATGATTATGAAActatgttaaaaaatgctaaacAACCAATTTTCCTTTATATGCATGGTAATAGTGGTAATAGAGCAAGCAATCATCGTTTAGAATTATATAAACTTTTCCAGACTTTAGATTATCATGTTATATGTTTTGATTATAGAG GTTATGGTGATAGTGAAGAAGCAGAACTTTCTGAAATAGGTGTAGTTAGTGATAGTAAATATGTACTTGAATGGTTATTAAAAATAGTAAATGGTACAGCTCCTGTTTTTGTATGGGGACATTCATTAGGAACTGG AGTTTCAGTTCATGTATTGGCATTATTAGCAACAGAAAAAGTTCAGCCTGCAGGTTTATTCTTGGAATCACCATTTAATAATATAGCAGATGAATTAAGTGAACATCCTTTATCACAG ATATTTAAACATTTACCATGGTTTCATTGGGTAATTGTTGAAccattttatgataattatctCCGTTTTGAATCTGATAAACACATAGAAAAAATCCAATGTCCTATTATGATATTGCATGCAGAAGATGATAATATTGTTCCATTTGCTTTAGGTGAAAAG TTATTTAAAGCGGCAATAAATTATCATGGAAACGACACAAATCGCATTCAGATGACAAGGATTGATGCAACACATGGTTTTggacataaatatatatgtcgttATAAAAATTTACCTAATATAATTAA aTCATTTGTACATGAGGCACGTAAAAATCAGActgattaa
- the LOC126919104 gene encoding very long-chain-fatty-acid--CoA ligase bubblegum isoform X1 encodes MVILLFKDNMNTVQPLQTNETIKEFTMNNKDIANEDSYYPSNETGLDGPDQILPADSFTTTKIDGRVRIQLNNEDLKPISVPGLLSNTVRKYPNHIALAATPDETGHRKTYTFIEYENQIKTVAKAFLKFGLERFHGVCILGFNSPEWLFSNLGAIYAGGIAVGIYATNTPDACQHCLQISQANIVVVEDSKQLEKILQIRHNLPHLKAIIQYTGTPNEKDVLSWNDLIKIGEAESDDKLNEILKRIAANECCTLVFTSGTVGYPKAVMLSHDNLIYNVRSMNRIFKFKTACEHIVSYLPLSHVAAQAIDIYYSIYIVATLHFADRNALKGSLINTLLEVRPTIFVGVPRVWEKIYSKLQSEVNTGFIKTCIVSWATSQGYHYNVNKMNGNDHKHWGYIFAKWLIFNKIKTALGLDRCHRCITAAAPLSIQIKEYFLSLDIPILEAYGMSECSGGHILSVPDQFKLGSIGRTIPGLKTKLDNPDSNGEGEVCMYGRHIFMGYLNEPEKTGEALDGERWLHSGDVGKIDSNGFLYITGRIKEIIITAGGENIPPVHIEELVLAELPALSNALLIGDKRKYLTILVTLKTTVNTETSEPTDDFTEETLKWLQSIGSTSKTISDVLKTHDPLVYEEIDKAIKRANTKSISNAQKVQKFQILPKDFSLATGELGPTLKLKRNVVYKKYENLIEDMYK; translated from the exons ATGGTTATTCTACTTTTTAAAG ATAACATGAATACGGTACAGCCGCTCCAGACAAATGAAACGATAAAAGAATTTACGATGAACAACAAG GATATAGCCAATGAAGATTCCTATTATCCGAGTAACGAAACTGGCCTAGATG GACCTGATCAAATTTTGCCCGCTGACAGTTTCACGACTACAAAAATAGACGGACGTGTACGAATACAATTAAATAACGAAGATTTAAAACCCATATCAGTTCCTGGATTATTGTCAAATACAGTTAGAAAATATCCTAATCATATCGCCCTAGCAGCAACACCTGATGAAACTGGTCACAGAAAAACATATACTTTTAT CGAGTatgaaaatcaaataaaaaccGTGGCCAAGGCTTTTCTAAAATTCGGTTTAGAACGATTCCATGGGGTTTGCATTCTAGGATTCAATAGCCCGGAATGGTTGTTCTCAAATCTCGGCGCTATATACGCAGG AGGGATTGCTGTCGGAATATATGCAACCAATACTCCAGATGCATGTCAACATTGCCTTCAAATTAGCCAGGCGAACATAGTAGTAGTCGAAGATTCAAAACAATtggaaaaaatattacaaataagaCACAATCTTCCTCATTTAAAAGCAATTATTCAATACACCGGCACACCGAACGAAAAGGACGTTTTAAGT tGGAATGATTTAATAAAAATCGGAGAAGCAGAATCTGATgacaaattaaatgaaattctgAAAAGAATTGCAGCGAATGAATGCTGTACTTTAGTTTTCACG TCAGGTACAGTTGGATATCCGAAGGCTGTAATGTTAAGTCATGACAATCTTATATATAATGTTCGATCTATgaatagaatttttaaatttaaaaccgCTTGTGAACATATAGTCTCTTATTTACCTTTATCTCACGTTGCAGCACAG GCAATCGATATATATTACTCCATATATATAGTTGCTACGTTACATTTCGCGGACAGGAATGCTCTTAAAGGCAGTTTAATTAATACTTTACTTGAGGTACGACCTACCATATTTGTAGGTGTACCAAGGGTATGGGAGAAAATATACTCTAAACTGCAAAGTGAAGTTAATACTGGATTTATTAAAACATGTATTGTTTCTTGGGCAACATCTCAAGGATATCATTACAATGTAAATAAAATGAATGGTAACGATCACAAACATTGGGGCTATATCTTTGCCAAATGGctaatttttaacaaaataaaaacaGCACTTGGTTTGGATAGATGTCATCGTTGCATTACTGCAGCTGCCCCCTTAAGTATACAaatcaaagaatattttttaagtttaGACATTCCTATACTTGAAGCGTATGGAATGTCTGAATGTAGCGGTGGACATATTTTAAGTGTACCTGATCAATTCAA ATTAGGTTCTATTGGTCGAACTATTCCTGGACTtaagacaaaattagataatccAGACAGCAATGGTGAAGGAGAAGTTTGTATGTATGGAAGACACATATTTATGGGATATCTAAATGAACCTGAAAAAACAGGGGAAGCATTAGATGGAGAGAGATGGTTACACAGCGGTGATGTAGGGAAAATTGATTCAAatggatttttatatattacag gaagaataaaagaaataattattactgcTGGTGGAGAAAATATACCACCAGTTCATATAGAAGAGCTAGTATTAGCTGAATTGCCTGCATTAAGCAATGCTTTATTAATTGGAGACAAACGAAAATATCTTACCATATTAGTTACTTTAAAG ACTACAGTTAATACTGAAACCAGTGAACCAACAGATGACTTCACTGAAGAAACTTTAAAATGGTTACAATCTATTGGAAGTACATCAAAAACAATTTCTGATGTTTTAAAAACACATGATCCTCTT
- the LOC126919104 gene encoding very long-chain-fatty-acid--CoA ligase bubblegum isoform X2 — MNTVQPLQTNETIKEFTMNNKDIANEDSYYPSNETGLDGPDQILPADSFTTTKIDGRVRIQLNNEDLKPISVPGLLSNTVRKYPNHIALAATPDETGHRKTYTFIEYENQIKTVAKAFLKFGLERFHGVCILGFNSPEWLFSNLGAIYAGGIAVGIYATNTPDACQHCLQISQANIVVVEDSKQLEKILQIRHNLPHLKAIIQYTGTPNEKDVLSWNDLIKIGEAESDDKLNEILKRIAANECCTLVFTSGTVGYPKAVMLSHDNLIYNVRSMNRIFKFKTACEHIVSYLPLSHVAAQAIDIYYSIYIVATLHFADRNALKGSLINTLLEVRPTIFVGVPRVWEKIYSKLQSEVNTGFIKTCIVSWATSQGYHYNVNKMNGNDHKHWGYIFAKWLIFNKIKTALGLDRCHRCITAAAPLSIQIKEYFLSLDIPILEAYGMSECSGGHILSVPDQFKLGSIGRTIPGLKTKLDNPDSNGEGEVCMYGRHIFMGYLNEPEKTGEALDGERWLHSGDVGKIDSNGFLYITGRIKEIIITAGGENIPPVHIEELVLAELPALSNALLIGDKRKYLTILVTLKTTVNTETSEPTDDFTEETLKWLQSIGSTSKTISDVLKTHDPLVYEEIDKAIKRANTKSISNAQKVQKFQILPKDFSLATGELGPTLKLKRNVVYKKYENLIEDMYK, encoded by the exons ATGAATACGGTACAGCCGCTCCAGACAAATGAAACGATAAAAGAATTTACGATGAACAACAAG GATATAGCCAATGAAGATTCCTATTATCCGAGTAACGAAACTGGCCTAGATG GACCTGATCAAATTTTGCCCGCTGACAGTTTCACGACTACAAAAATAGACGGACGTGTACGAATACAATTAAATAACGAAGATTTAAAACCCATATCAGTTCCTGGATTATTGTCAAATACAGTTAGAAAATATCCTAATCATATCGCCCTAGCAGCAACACCTGATGAAACTGGTCACAGAAAAACATATACTTTTAT CGAGTatgaaaatcaaataaaaaccGTGGCCAAGGCTTTTCTAAAATTCGGTTTAGAACGATTCCATGGGGTTTGCATTCTAGGATTCAATAGCCCGGAATGGTTGTTCTCAAATCTCGGCGCTATATACGCAGG AGGGATTGCTGTCGGAATATATGCAACCAATACTCCAGATGCATGTCAACATTGCCTTCAAATTAGCCAGGCGAACATAGTAGTAGTCGAAGATTCAAAACAATtggaaaaaatattacaaataagaCACAATCTTCCTCATTTAAAAGCAATTATTCAATACACCGGCACACCGAACGAAAAGGACGTTTTAAGT tGGAATGATTTAATAAAAATCGGAGAAGCAGAATCTGATgacaaattaaatgaaattctgAAAAGAATTGCAGCGAATGAATGCTGTACTTTAGTTTTCACG TCAGGTACAGTTGGATATCCGAAGGCTGTAATGTTAAGTCATGACAATCTTATATATAATGTTCGATCTATgaatagaatttttaaatttaaaaccgCTTGTGAACATATAGTCTCTTATTTACCTTTATCTCACGTTGCAGCACAG GCAATCGATATATATTACTCCATATATATAGTTGCTACGTTACATTTCGCGGACAGGAATGCTCTTAAAGGCAGTTTAATTAATACTTTACTTGAGGTACGACCTACCATATTTGTAGGTGTACCAAGGGTATGGGAGAAAATATACTCTAAACTGCAAAGTGAAGTTAATACTGGATTTATTAAAACATGTATTGTTTCTTGGGCAACATCTCAAGGATATCATTACAATGTAAATAAAATGAATGGTAACGATCACAAACATTGGGGCTATATCTTTGCCAAATGGctaatttttaacaaaataaaaacaGCACTTGGTTTGGATAGATGTCATCGTTGCATTACTGCAGCTGCCCCCTTAAGTATACAaatcaaagaatattttttaagtttaGACATTCCTATACTTGAAGCGTATGGAATGTCTGAATGTAGCGGTGGACATATTTTAAGTGTACCTGATCAATTCAA ATTAGGTTCTATTGGTCGAACTATTCCTGGACTtaagacaaaattagataatccAGACAGCAATGGTGAAGGAGAAGTTTGTATGTATGGAAGACACATATTTATGGGATATCTAAATGAACCTGAAAAAACAGGGGAAGCATTAGATGGAGAGAGATGGTTACACAGCGGTGATGTAGGGAAAATTGATTCAAatggatttttatatattacag gaagaataaaagaaataattattactgcTGGTGGAGAAAATATACCACCAGTTCATATAGAAGAGCTAGTATTAGCTGAATTGCCTGCATTAAGCAATGCTTTATTAATTGGAGACAAACGAAAATATCTTACCATATTAGTTACTTTAAAG ACTACAGTTAATACTGAAACCAGTGAACCAACAGATGACTTCACTGAAGAAACTTTAAAATGGTTACAATCTATTGGAAGTACATCAAAAACAATTTCTGATGTTTTAAAAACACATGATCCTCTT
- the LOC126919122 gene encoding protein TIPIN homolog — MTTLSNTSDYDEEDEHDIIAEYENQESDGDQGNVQKNSDSENDQSKEENAVRRIDPSSSKKHIVRNPLPKLNTERLKGPKGIHTIEKYFEGFKFHGQGYEKLDLDRVMKRLEHWGHRLFPKLDFDDFLERLEKLGTKKDLQVFIRKYRQDMINEDNDIINEDNIDVEENIVQDEPIDEFDLLIAEQIEKQKQVMQQTAINVPTNNDVFDKLLSQSNTTNSQSVTNASTSSHLSDEVKARIERNRQQAVQRRLARFKEIEEEIKRKKLEEPESNETERYAKNNELKNNSQKTDKSHEI, encoded by the coding sequence ATGACGACATTATCGAATACTTCCGATTACGATGAAGAAGATGAGCATGACATAATAGCTGAATATGAAAATCAAGAGTCAGATGGAGATCAGGGTAATGTTCAGAAGAATTCAGATTCTGAAAATGATCAAAGTAAAGAAGAGAATGCTGTAAGAAGAATTGATCCATCATCATCTAAGAAACATATAGTAAGAAATCCTTTACCCAAATTAAATACAGAACGTCTAAAGGGTCCTAAAGGAATTCAcactattgaaaaatattttgaagggTTTAAGTTTCATGGACAAGGATATGAAAAGTTAGATTTGGATCGAGTTATGAAAAGACTAGAACATTGGGGACACAGACTGTTTCCTAAATTGGACTTCGATGATTTTCTTGAAAGACTAGAGAAATTGGGTACTAAAAAGGATCTTCAGGTGTTTATAAGAAAATATAGACAAGATATGATTAATGAAGATAATGATATTATTAATGAAGATAATATAGATGTTGAAGAAAATATAGTACAAGATGAACCCATTGATGAATTTGACTTATTGATTGCAGAACAAATAGAAAAACAAAAACAAGTTATGCAACAAACAGCAATTAATGTACCTACTAACAATGATGtatttgataaattattatcaCAGTCTAATACCACGAATTCTCAATCTGTAACTAATGCTTCTACTTCTTCGCATTTAAGTGATGAAGTAAAAGCACGTATAGAAAGAAACAGACAACAAGCTGTTCAAAGAAGACTTGCAAGATTTAAAGAAATAGAGGAAGAAATCAAGAGAAAAAAACTTGAAGAACCAGAAAGCAATGAAACTGAAAGATATGCAAAGAATAATGAGCTtaaaaataattcacaaaaaacAGATAAAAGTCATGAAatttag